A region from the Acipenser ruthenus chromosome 49, fAciRut3.2 maternal haplotype, whole genome shotgun sequence genome encodes:
- the LOC131721860 gene encoding hippocampus abundant transcript 1 protein-like encodes MTGDKKKKKRLTRSNLLAKKIVIKDGGTPQGMGEPSVYHAVVVIFLEFFAWGLLTTPMLTVLRQTFPQHTFLMNGLIHGVKGLLSFLSAPLIGALSDVWGRKSFLLLTVFFTCAPIPLMQISPWWYFAVISMSGVFAVTFSVIFAYVADITQEHERSTAYGLVSATFAASLVTSPAIGAYLSHEYGDTVVVILATAIALLDICFILVAVPESLPEKMRPASWGAPISWEQADPFSSLRKVGQDSTVLLICITVFLSYLPEAGQYSCFFLYLRQVIGFTSDTVAAFIAVVGILSILAQTVVLGVLMRSIGNKNTILLGLGFQILQLAWYGFGSEPWMMWAAGALAAMSSITFPAISAIVSRNADPDQQGVVQGMVTGIRGLCNGLGPALYGFVFYLFHVELNKIDDGEDLDKAVNPNMVNPTDESSIIPGPPFLFGACSVLLSILVALFIPEHSGPNVRPGSYKRHSNGAQSHFHSPQPGFLDSKEPLLEDSNV; translated from the exons ATGACGGgagacaaaaagaagaaaaagcggCTCACCCGCAGCAATCTACTGGCCAAGAAAATTGTTATAAAAGATGGAGGCACT CCACAAGGGATGGGAGAGCCCAGCGTCTACCATGCAGTGGTCGTCATTTTCCTTGAGTTCTTTGCCTGGGGATTGCTTACAACCCCGATGCTGACT GTGTTGCGTCAGACTTTCCCGCAGCACACATTTCTAATGAACGGGCTAATTCATGGCGTCAAG GGGCTGTTGTCGTTCCTGAGCGCCCCTCTGATTGGGGCTCTCTCGGACGTGTGGGGTCGGAAGTCCTTCCTCCTGCTGACTGTGTTCTTCACCTGCGCCCCGATACCTCTCATGCAGATCAGCCCTTG GTGGTACTTTGCAGTAATCTCAATGTCTGGAGTCTTTGCTGTTACGTTCTCGGTGATATTTGCCTATGTCGCTGACATCACTCAGGAGCACGAGAGGAGCACTGCCTACGGCCTG GTGTCGGCCACGTTTGCTGCAAGCCTGGTAACCAGCCCGGCGATCGGTGCCTACCTGTCTCACGAGTACGGTGATACCGTCGTCGTGATCCTGGCTACCGCCATCGCGCTGCTGGACATCTGCTTCATCCTGGTGGCAGTGCCAGAGTCCCTGCCCGAGAAGATGCGCCCAGCATCCTGGGGGGCGCCCATCTCCTGGGAACAGGCAGACCCCTTCTCT TCTCTTCGTAAGGTGGGCCAAGACTCGACGGTTCTCCTCATATGCATCACCGTGTTTCTTTCCTACCTTCCTGAAGCCGGACAGTATTCATGTTTCTTTCTTTACTTGAGACAG GTAATTGGGTTCACTTCTGACACAGTGGCTGCCTTCATAGCGGTGGTTGGAATCCTCTCTATATTGGCCCAG acAGTGGTTTTGGGTGTCTTGATGAGATCCATAGGGAACAAAAACACCATCCTTCTGGGCCTGGGGTTCCAGATCCTGCAGCTAGCCTGGTATGGCTTCGGATCAGAGCCTTG GATGATGTGGGCAGCAGGTGCCCTGGCTGCCATGTCCAGCATCACCTTCCCAGCCATCAGTGCTATAGTGTCCAGGAACGCGGACCCCGATCAGCAGG GAGTGGTGCAGGGAATGGTCACAGGTATCCGGGGCTTGTGTAACGGTCTGGGGCCGGCTCTCTACGGCTTCGTCTTCTACCTGTTCCACGTGGAGCTCAATAAAATAGATGACGGGGAAGACCTGGACAAAGCTGTCAACCCCAACATGGTCAACCCCACTGACGAG AGTTCCATTATTCCAGGGCCGCCCTTTCTCTTCGGAGCGTGCTCTGTCCTCCTCTCCATCCTGGTTGCTTTGTTTATTCCTGAGCACAGCGGCCCCAACGTGAGGCCAGGCAGCTACAAGAGGCACAGCAACGGAGCCCAGAGCCATTTCCACAGCCCCCAGCCGGGCTTCCTGGACAGCAAGGAGCCCCTGCTGGAGGACAGCAACGTGTAG